A single genomic interval of Oncorhynchus tshawytscha isolate Ot180627B linkage group LG15, Otsh_v2.0, whole genome shotgun sequence harbors:
- the LOC112263355 gene encoding protein FAM180A-like codes for MMHRWGLLITVFYCQLFLAAAQHWRKALYPSAFRVKRGTHSLVNPTFQNSVEDVNLLFEILLAGLQIEGEDKPFMIPDMELASLRSVQKLEVICEDVLPKRLSEITRLTSHLSQRRGALSREDFERTVLTMVYTAQTLAHTTSQHQKALWGDALLQLFRAIQEDLMPPPRTPQH; via the exons ATGATGCATCGGTGGGGTCTACTCATCACTGTGTTCTACTGCCAGCTGTTCCTGGCTGCTGCTCAACACTGGAGGAAAG CCCTTTACCCATCAGCCTTTAGAGTGAAGCGTGGCACACACTCATTGGTCAACCCCACCTTCCAGAACTCTGTGGAAGATGTTAACCTGCTGTTTGAG ATCCTGCTGGCAGGCCTGCAGATTGAGGGTGAGGACAAGCCCTTCATGATCCCAGACATGGAGCTGGCGTCTCTGAGGTCGGTCCAAAAGCTGGAGGTTATCTGTGAGGACGTCCTGCCCAAGAGACTATCCGAGATCACACGTCTGACCTCCCACCTGTCCCAGCGCAGAGGTGCCCTGAGCAGGGAGGACTTTGAGCGCACAGTGCTGACTATGGTGTACACTGCCCAGACTCTGGCTCATACCACCTCCCAACACCAGAAGGCGCTGTGGGGAGACGCCCTGCTGCAgctgttcagggccatacaagaAGATCTGATGCCCCCACCCAGGACACCTCAGCACTAG